The following are encoded in a window of Streptomyces sp. Go-475 genomic DNA:
- a CDS encoding NACHT domain-containing protein, whose protein sequence is MDPTVLGGKLASALVGPLLKKLFRPDEPGAGLVDKPVRLSALVSFRGEKRTLTEPDVHKLAERIVAQAVDSPGEAPFPADERIAVTDTLARRLLALGDLDMDDVQAVRLGHRELARKLHHAAPAPDGLSVDSCHFLDHTTDWACLNILEFFTRRSTFVARTLVEQTRAQAELIAKVDELITRTPRPDGRDAAFERRYLPHVAERHNHITIYGIDLRDSPDRWPLEVAYLSLEATGGERSAVPEAPPGEHPAAPLAVRLPAEEALGSHDRVMLRGDAGSGKTTLVQWLAVTAARDAVRVPFVLPLRTLVRAGALPAPGAFLTAVGCPLTPPEGWAERVLTAGRGLVLVDGLDEIPAADRHRTRDWLLALIHAYPGNHWLLTSRPTAVRPDWLAAEGFRELTLTPMRRADVTTFVHRWHAAAQAPEYETQLLDALRTKRDLARLATNPLMCGLICALHRERRGYLPTGRKELYDAALGMLLARRDRERGMGAVDGVELGEEAQLELLQRLAYALVLSGRTEMDLETAEGIVERCLPAITRVPAQRDAADVLRALMLRSGLLRQPADGVVHFVHRTFQDYLGARYAVEEGHLGVLADHAADSQWEDVIRMAVAHARPGERATLLRRLLAEETPRLTLLALACLEHAVALDPGVRAEVEERAGALIPPRTTEEARALAEAGPLVLELLPGPEGLTAEEAHGVAVTASLLGAEEDEGALAVLRRFREHPELDVRRQLVGTWSRFDTREYAVEVLDHLDRGGLSLLCESAEQRAALRLMRPWTRLRFDGPLTAAELLDCVPEPAEVRHLDLRNNPALGHLGELLAFPSLTGLWLQRCPDAVGLSRLAELPLTDLVVFDRGADLTGLGTLHQLTQLSIDGGVPGDCLADTLPAEAPLRSLFLGMDATDSTGLRGLSRWPTLKSLALGVSDRRPLGAEDWSEVAALPALTALSLYGRPEGFAHETVPELPGIQELRFLTDPPPAESLRFLASRLPGLRTLTVTKPEQSLDSYAEVFPTAEIIGL, encoded by the coding sequence ATGGATCCGACGGTACTCGGCGGCAAACTGGCGTCCGCGCTGGTCGGACCGCTGCTGAAGAAGCTCTTCCGCCCGGACGAACCGGGAGCGGGCCTGGTCGACAAGCCCGTACGCCTGTCCGCTCTCGTGTCCTTCCGGGGCGAGAAGCGCACCCTGACCGAGCCGGACGTGCACAAGCTCGCCGAGCGGATCGTGGCGCAGGCGGTGGACTCCCCGGGCGAGGCGCCCTTCCCGGCCGACGAGCGGATCGCCGTCACCGACACCCTGGCCCGCAGGCTGCTCGCCCTCGGCGACCTCGACATGGACGACGTCCAGGCGGTCCGCCTCGGCCACCGCGAGCTGGCCAGGAAGCTCCACCACGCGGCCCCCGCACCCGACGGCCTGTCCGTCGACTCCTGTCACTTCCTCGACCACACGACCGACTGGGCGTGCCTGAACATCCTGGAGTTCTTCACCCGCCGCTCCACGTTCGTCGCCCGCACCCTCGTCGAGCAGACCCGCGCCCAGGCGGAACTGATCGCCAAGGTCGACGAGCTGATCACCCGCACGCCCCGCCCGGACGGCCGGGACGCCGCCTTCGAACGCCGCTACCTGCCGCACGTCGCCGAGCGCCACAACCACATCACCATCTACGGCATCGACCTGCGCGACTCCCCCGACCGCTGGCCCCTGGAAGTCGCCTACCTCAGCCTGGAGGCGACGGGCGGCGAGCGGAGCGCCGTCCCCGAAGCGCCGCCGGGCGAGCACCCCGCCGCTCCCCTCGCCGTCCGGCTGCCCGCGGAGGAGGCCCTCGGCAGCCACGACCGGGTCATGCTGCGCGGCGACGCCGGCTCCGGCAAGACCACCCTCGTGCAGTGGCTCGCGGTGACCGCCGCCCGGGACGCGGTCCGCGTCCCGTTCGTCCTGCCCCTGCGCACCCTGGTCCGCGCCGGCGCGCTGCCCGCGCCCGGCGCCTTCCTCACGGCGGTGGGCTGCCCGCTCACCCCGCCCGAGGGCTGGGCCGAGCGGGTCCTGACCGCCGGCCGGGGCCTGGTCCTCGTCGACGGGCTGGACGAGATCCCCGCCGCCGACCGGCACCGCACCCGCGACTGGCTGCTCGCCCTCATCCACGCCTACCCCGGCAACCACTGGCTGCTGACCTCCCGCCCCACAGCCGTACGCCCCGACTGGCTGGCCGCCGAGGGCTTCCGGGAGCTGACCCTCACCCCGATGCGCCGCGCCGATGTGACGACGTTCGTGCACCGCTGGCACGCGGCGGCACAGGCGCCCGAGTACGAGACGCAGCTCCTGGACGCCCTGCGGACCAAACGCGACCTGGCCCGCCTCGCCACCAACCCCCTGATGTGCGGGCTGATCTGCGCCCTGCACCGGGAGCGGCGGGGCTACCTCCCCACCGGCCGCAAGGAGCTGTACGACGCCGCCCTCGGGATGCTGCTCGCGCGCCGTGACCGGGAGCGGGGCATGGGCGCGGTGGACGGGGTCGAGCTGGGTGAGGAGGCCCAGCTGGAGCTGCTCCAGCGCCTCGCCTACGCGCTGGTGCTGAGCGGCCGTACGGAGATGGACCTGGAGACGGCCGAGGGCATCGTGGAGCGCTGCCTGCCGGCGATCACGCGGGTGCCGGCCCAGCGGGACGCGGCGGACGTGCTGCGCGCCCTGATGCTCCGCAGCGGCCTGCTCCGCCAGCCGGCCGACGGCGTCGTCCACTTCGTCCACCGCACCTTCCAGGACTACCTGGGCGCCCGGTACGCCGTCGAGGAGGGCCATCTGGGCGTGCTGGCCGACCACGCGGCCGACAGCCAGTGGGAGGACGTGATCCGCATGGCGGTCGCGCACGCCCGGCCCGGGGAGCGGGCGACCCTGCTGCGCCGGCTGCTGGCCGAGGAGACCCCGCGGCTGACCCTCCTCGCCCTGGCCTGCCTGGAGCATGCCGTGGCCCTGGACCCCGGGGTGCGGGCGGAAGTGGAGGAACGAGCCGGGGCGCTCATCCCACCGCGCACGACCGAGGAGGCGCGGGCCCTCGCGGAGGCGGGCCCCCTGGTCCTGGAACTGCTGCCCGGGCCGGAGGGACTGACCGCCGAGGAGGCCCACGGCGTCGCCGTCACCGCCTCACTCCTCGGAGCCGAGGAGGACGAGGGCGCGCTCGCCGTGCTGCGCCGCTTCCGCGAGCATCCGGAACTCGACGTGCGACGCCAGCTGGTGGGCACCTGGAGCCGCTTCGACACCCGCGAGTACGCGGTCGAGGTGCTCGACCACCTGGACCGAGGCGGCCTCTCCCTGCTCTGCGAGTCGGCCGAGCAGCGGGCGGCGCTCCGGCTGATGCGCCCCTGGACGAGGCTGAGGTTCGACGGCCCGCTCACCGCGGCGGAACTCCTCGACTGCGTCCCCGAGCCCGCCGAGGTCCGCCACCTGGACCTGCGGAACAACCCGGCCCTCGGCCACCTGGGGGAGCTGCTGGCGTTCCCGTCCCTGACCGGACTGTGGCTCCAGCGCTGCCCTGACGCCGTCGGCCTCTCCAGGCTGGCGGAACTTCCGCTGACCGATCTCGTGGTCTTCGACCGCGGTGCGGACCTCACCGGGCTGGGCACCCTGCACCAGCTCACCCAGCTGTCGATCGACGGGGGTGTCCCGGGAGACTGCCTCGCCGACACCCTTCCCGCCGAGGCACCCCTGCGGAGCCTCTTCCTGGGCATGGACGCCACAGACTCCACCGGGCTGCGTGGCCTGTCCCGGTGGCCCACGCTGAAGTCCCTGGCGCTCGGCGTGTCCGACCGGCGGCCCCTGGGCGCCGAGGACTGGTCCGAGGTGGCCGCCCTCCCGGCGCTCACGGCGCTGTCCCTCTACGGGCGGCCGGAGGGCTTCGCCCACGAGACCGTGCCGGAACTGCCCGGCATCCAGGAGCTCCGGTTCCTCACGGACCCACCGCCCGCCGAGTCGCTGCGTTTCCTCGCCTCGCGCCTGCCGGGGCTGCGCACGCTGACCGTCACCAAGCCCGAGCAGTCCCTCGACTCCTACGCCGAGGTCTTCCCCACCGCCGAGATCATCGGCCTCTGA
- a CDS encoding HAD family acid phosphatase has product MQTPLQTRRPWLRRASVTAVSAAALVAMAAPADAATTAQASTAATAISTAAAVDYATWQKDCQAVMDQALPYLKQRIAAAKPGEKQAIVLDIDNTALETDFGFSYPQPANKPVLEVARYAQERGVALFFVTARPDIIYSFTEYNLKQAGYQVSGLYVRNFIDLFKNVAEYKTAQRVDVEKKGYTIIANIGNSATDLSGGHAEKTYKLPDYDGQLS; this is encoded by the coding sequence ATGCAGACCCCACTGCAGACCCGACGCCCCTGGTTGCGCCGCGCCTCGGTGACCGCCGTCTCGGCGGCGGCCCTCGTGGCGATGGCCGCACCGGCCGACGCCGCGACCACCGCCCAGGCCTCCACGGCGGCCACCGCCATCAGCACGGCCGCCGCCGTCGACTACGCCACCTGGCAGAAGGACTGCCAGGCGGTGATGGACCAGGCGCTGCCCTATCTGAAGCAGCGCATAGCGGCCGCGAAGCCCGGCGAGAAGCAGGCGATCGTCCTCGACATCGACAACACCGCGCTGGAGACCGACTTCGGCTTCAGCTACCCGCAGCCGGCCAACAAGCCGGTCCTGGAGGTCGCCAGATACGCCCAGGAGCGCGGCGTCGCCCTGTTCTTCGTGACCGCCCGCCCGGACATCATCTACTCGTTCACCGAGTACAACCTGAAGCAGGCCGGCTACCAGGTCTCCGGCCTCTACGTCCGCAACTTCATCGACCTCTTCAAGAACGTCGCCGAGTACAAGACGGCCCAGCGCGTCGACGTCGAGAAGAAGGGCTACACGATCATCGCGAACATCGGCAACAGCGCCACCGACCTCTCGGGCGGCCACGCCGAGAAGACGTACAAGCTGCCGGACTACGACGGCCAGCTCTCCTGA
- a CDS encoding M23 family metallopeptidase — translation MSQRVTSRSSRTSQLRTRATVLAAGLGVSVALGAGVASAADTTAASGAATAVQAQAAAQAKAAEAAKAKAEKAAQAAKAAAAKKAAEKKAAAKKAAAKKAKPSWVDPVKKYKLSASFAQNGGMWQSTHSGQDFAVPSGTQVVAAHGGTVVKAGGNGAGDGPAYGNAVVIKHGNGTYSQYAHLSKVKVRIGQIVKTGQEIARSGNTGNSSGPHLHFEIRTTPNYGSAVDPVKFLRAKGVKV, via the coding sequence ATGTCCCAGCGCGTCACGTCCCGTTCCTCCCGTACGTCCCAGCTCCGCACCCGTGCGACCGTGCTGGCCGCCGGCCTCGGTGTCTCGGTCGCACTGGGAGCCGGGGTCGCGTCCGCCGCCGACACCACGGCCGCGTCCGGTGCCGCCACCGCCGTCCAGGCGCAGGCCGCCGCCCAGGCCAAGGCCGCCGAGGCCGCGAAGGCCAAGGCCGAGAAGGCCGCGCAGGCTGCCAAGGCCGCCGCGGCGAAGAAGGCCGCCGAGAAGAAGGCCGCCGCCAAGAAGGCCGCCGCGAAGAAGGCCAAGCCGTCCTGGGTCGACCCGGTGAAGAAGTACAAGCTCTCCGCGAGCTTCGCCCAGAACGGCGGCATGTGGCAGTCCACCCACAGCGGCCAGGACTTCGCCGTCCCGAGCGGCACCCAGGTCGTCGCCGCGCACGGCGGCACGGTGGTCAAGGCCGGCGGCAACGGCGCCGGTGACGGCCCCGCGTACGGCAACGCCGTCGTGATCAAGCACGGCAACGGCACGTACTCGCAGTACGCCCACCTGTCGAAGGTGAAGGTGCGGATCGGCCAGATCGTCAAGACCGGCCAGGAGATCGCCCGGTCCGGCAACACCGGCAACTCGAGCGGCCCGCACCTGCACTTCGAGATCCGTACGACCCCGAACTACGGCTCGGCGGTCGACCCGGTGAAGTTCCTGCGCGCCAAGGGCGTGAAGGTCTGA
- a CDS encoding TetR/AcrR family transcriptional regulator — MGGTMDGTRQRRRGDTRRRIQDVALDLFAEQGYEKTSLREIAERLDVTKAALYYHFKTKEEILVSIFEDLTQPIEDLIDWGRRQPHTLETKQEIIRRYADTLAQAAPLFRFMHDNQASVRDLRIGESFKARVHSLRDIIVDPDADLVDQVRCASAIFTLHAGMFLLQDVGDDPEERNKAVLEVATDLVTQAHRGTRGS, encoded by the coding sequence ATGGGCGGCACCATGGACGGCACCAGGCAGCGGCGCCGCGGGGACACCCGTCGGCGCATCCAGGACGTGGCCCTCGACCTCTTCGCGGAGCAGGGCTACGAGAAGACGTCCCTGCGCGAGATCGCCGAGCGCCTGGACGTCACCAAGGCGGCGCTCTACTACCACTTCAAGACCAAGGAAGAGATCCTCGTCAGCATCTTCGAGGACCTCACGCAGCCGATCGAGGACCTGATCGACTGGGGCCGGCGCCAGCCGCACACGCTGGAGACCAAGCAGGAGATCATCCGCCGCTACGCCGACACGCTCGCCCAGGCGGCACCGCTGTTCCGTTTCATGCACGACAACCAGGCGTCGGTACGGGACCTGCGGATCGGCGAGTCCTTCAAGGCGCGCGTGCACAGCCTGCGCGACATCATCGTCGACCCGGACGCGGACCTGGTCGACCAGGTCCGCTGCGCCAGCGCGATCTTCACGCTGCACGCCGGGATGTTCCTGCTCCAGGACGTGGGAGACGACCCCGAGGAACGGAACAAGGCCGTCCTCGAGGTCGCCACGGACCTGGTGACCCAGGCCCACCGGGGAACCAGGGGCTCCTAG
- a CDS encoding MDR family MFS transporter, protein MADTTDTPAVGADTGGKQPKSVRVVLLALMIAMMLAMLDNMIIGTAMPTIVGELGGLEHLSWVVTSYTLATAASTPLWGKLGDMYGRKGTFMSSIVLFLIGSALSGMAQNMGELIGFRAVQGLGAGGLMVGVMAIIGDLIPPRERGKYQGMMAGVMALAMIGGPLVGGTITDNWGWRWAFYINLPLGAVALVAVSAVLHLPKKRAEARIDYLGAALLTVGITAIVLVTTWGGTEYAWSSARIMELIGIGVAALVGFVFWQTRAAEPVLPLHIFRSRNFTLMSVIGFITGFVMFGATLFLPLYQQSVQGASATNSGLLLLPMLGAMLVTSMVAGRVTTNTGRYKVFPVLGSALMIVGLYLLSTMDTGTSRFTSGVFMAVVGLGMGCLMQITMLVAQNSVEMKDMGVASSSTTLFRTLGSSFGVAIMGALFNSRVQDVMSERAGALGSKVTEQSAQLDAASLAKLPALAREAYQHAVSAGTHSAFLLGAVVAVVSLAAAVFVKEVPLRGAGPKAADEDRADGPVAQTPVVEAV, encoded by the coding sequence ATGGCGGACACGACGGACACACCGGCGGTCGGCGCCGACACCGGGGGGAAACAGCCGAAGAGCGTGCGGGTCGTGCTGCTCGCGCTCATGATCGCGATGATGCTCGCGATGCTCGACAACATGATCATCGGTACGGCGATGCCGACGATCGTGGGCGAGCTGGGCGGCCTCGAACACCTCTCCTGGGTGGTCACGTCCTACACCCTGGCCACCGCCGCCTCGACCCCGCTGTGGGGCAAGCTCGGCGACATGTACGGCCGCAAGGGCACGTTCATGTCCTCCATCGTCCTGTTCCTGATCGGCTCGGCGCTCAGCGGCATGGCGCAGAACATGGGCGAGCTGATCGGTTTCCGGGCCGTGCAGGGCCTCGGCGCCGGCGGTCTGATGGTCGGCGTCATGGCGATCATCGGCGACCTGATCCCGCCCCGGGAGCGCGGCAAGTACCAGGGCATGATGGCCGGCGTCATGGCGCTCGCGATGATCGGCGGCCCGCTGGTCGGCGGCACGATCACGGACAACTGGGGCTGGCGCTGGGCGTTCTACATCAACCTGCCGCTGGGAGCGGTCGCCCTGGTCGCCGTCAGTGCCGTGCTGCACCTGCCGAAGAAGCGGGCCGAGGCCCGCATCGACTACCTGGGCGCCGCGCTGCTGACCGTCGGCATCACCGCGATCGTGCTCGTCACCACCTGGGGCGGCACGGAGTACGCCTGGAGCTCCGCGCGGATCATGGAGCTGATCGGCATCGGCGTCGCCGCGCTCGTCGGGTTCGTGTTCTGGCAGACCAGGGCCGCCGAGCCGGTGCTGCCGCTGCACATCTTCCGCAGCCGCAACTTCACGCTGATGTCGGTCATCGGCTTCATCACCGGCTTCGTGATGTTCGGCGCCACGCTGTTCCTGCCGCTGTACCAGCAGTCCGTGCAGGGCGCCTCCGCGACGAACTCGGGGCTGCTGCTCCTGCCGATGCTGGGCGCGATGCTCGTCACGTCCATGGTCGCCGGCCGGGTCACCACGAACACCGGCAGGTACAAGGTGTTCCCGGTGCTCGGCAGCGCGCTGATGATCGTCGGGCTCTACCTCCTGTCCACCATGGACACGGGCACCTCGCGGTTCACCTCCGGGGTCTTCATGGCCGTGGTGGGACTCGGCATGGGCTGCCTGATGCAGATCACCATGCTGGTCGCGCAGAACAGCGTGGAGATGAAGGACATGGGCGTGGCGTCCTCGTCCACCACGCTCTTCCGCACCCTCGGTTCCTCCTTCGGCGTCGCGATCATGGGCGCGCTGTTCAACAGCCGGGTCCAGGACGTCATGTCCGAGCGGGCCGGGGCGCTGGGCTCCAAGGTGACCGAGCAGTCGGCGCAGCTCGACGCGGCGAGCCTCGCCAAGCTGCCGGCGCTGGCCCGCGAGGCCTACCAGCACGCGGTCTCCGCCGGCACGCACTCGGCGTTCCTGCTCGGGGCCGTGGTGGCGGTGGTGTCGCTGGCGGCCGCCGTGTTCGTCAAGGAGGTGCCGCTGCGGGGAGCGGGGCCGAAGGCGGCGGACGAGGACCGCGCGGACGGCCCGGTGGCGCAGACGCCGGTGGTCGAGGCCGTCTGA
- a CDS encoding helix-turn-helix transcriptional regulator, with protein MRQVRRAKDAMDRDWADPELDLDTVAAHAGYSRYHFIRAFKEAYGETPGQYLTHRRIDRAEDLLRTANLSVTEICHLVGFSSVGTFSARFKAWTGLTPSEYRHKHVGRGAALIPGCYAMLWAGGFRTPPGPGPRQQRNSGEAG; from the coding sequence ATGCGGCAGGTGCGGCGCGCCAAGGACGCCATGGACCGGGACTGGGCCGACCCCGAGCTCGACCTGGACACCGTCGCCGCGCACGCCGGGTACTCGCGGTACCACTTCATCCGCGCCTTCAAGGAGGCGTACGGCGAGACCCCCGGCCAGTACCTCACGCACCGCCGCATAGACCGGGCCGAGGACCTGCTGCGCACGGCGAACCTCTCGGTGACGGAGATCTGCCACCTGGTCGGCTTCAGCAGCGTGGGCACGTTCTCGGCGCGCTTCAAGGCCTGGACCGGGCTGACACCGAGCGAGTACCGGCACAAGCACGTGGGCCGCGGAGCCGCGCTGATACCCGGCTGCTACGCCATGCTCTGGGCGGGCGGCTTCCGCACCCCGCCCGGGCCCGGGCCGAGGCAGCAGCGCAATTCCGGAGAAGCGGGCTGA
- a CDS encoding VOC family protein — MIKGLAISTVWVLDQDRAKEFYTEKLGLEVRTDMTMGEGGMRWLTVGSPNQPDVELTLMVPGGPAMDPESAEMLRKLVTKGALGAGVLTTDDIHGDYKKLKDRGVEFLQEPQERPYGTEALFRDDSGNWFSFTQPREGGLDMDQDWTC, encoded by the coding sequence ATGATCAAGGGTCTCGCCATCTCGACCGTCTGGGTCCTCGACCAGGACCGCGCCAAGGAGTTCTACACCGAGAAACTGGGCCTGGAGGTCCGTACGGACATGACCATGGGCGAGGGCGGCATGCGCTGGCTCACGGTCGGCTCGCCGAACCAGCCCGACGTGGAGCTGACGCTGATGGTGCCCGGCGGCCCCGCGATGGACCCCGAGTCCGCCGAGATGCTCCGCAAGCTGGTGACCAAGGGGGCGCTCGGCGCGGGCGTGCTGACCACCGACGACATCCACGGCGACTACAAGAAGCTCAAGGACCGCGGCGTGGAGTTCCTCCAGGAGCCGCAGGAGCGCCCGTACGGCACGGAGGCGCTGTTCCGCGACGACTCCGGCAACTGGTTCTCGTTCACCCAGCCCCGCGAGGGCGGCCTCGACATGGACCAGGACTGGACCTGCTGA
- the cseC gene encoding two-component system sensor histidine kinase CseC, whose protein sequence is MRGHFRRLVATGLERAGIRTGLRWKLSAAIALVGALVAVALSLVVHNAARVSMLDNARDLADERIIIAQRNYELSGRINFPNTKIDDPDLPAALRDRVEAGQRATYVADRPGDAPDIWAAVPLKNGHVMSLHSGFTDRSSDILKDLDQALVIGSIAVVLGGSALGVLIGGHLSRRLRKAAVAANQLAGGETDVRVRDAMGGVVRDETDDLASAVDAMADALRQRIEAERRVTADIAHELRTPVTGLLTAAELLPPGRPTELVLDRAKAMRTLVEDVLEVARLDGASERAELQDIMLGEFVARRVAAKDPDVEVRIVHESEVTTDPRRLERVLFNLLANAARHGKPPIEVTVEGRVIRVRDHGPGFPEDLLAEGPSRFRTGSKDRAGHGHGLGLTIAAGQARVLGARLTFRNVRTPGAPEEVPAEGAVAVLWLPEHAPTNTGSYPMLPGS, encoded by the coding sequence ATGAGGGGGCATTTCCGGCGCCTGGTCGCCACGGGCTTGGAGCGCGCGGGCATCCGCACGGGCCTCAGATGGAAGCTGAGCGCGGCCATCGCGCTGGTCGGGGCGCTGGTGGCGGTCGCGCTGAGCCTGGTCGTGCACAACGCCGCGCGGGTGTCGATGCTGGACAACGCCCGGGACCTCGCCGACGAGCGCATCATCATCGCCCAGCGCAACTACGAGCTGTCCGGGCGGATCAACTTCCCCAACACCAAGATCGACGACCCCGACCTGCCGGCGGCGCTGCGGGACCGGGTCGAGGCGGGGCAGCGGGCGACGTACGTGGCCGACCGGCCGGGTGACGCGCCCGACATATGGGCCGCCGTGCCGCTGAAGAACGGGCATGTGATGTCCCTGCACTCGGGCTTCACGGACCGCAGCTCGGACATCCTGAAGGATCTCGACCAGGCCCTGGTGATCGGCTCCATCGCCGTCGTCCTCGGCGGCAGCGCGCTCGGGGTGCTCATCGGCGGGCACCTCTCACGGCGGCTGCGCAAGGCGGCCGTCGCGGCCAACCAGCTCGCCGGCGGCGAGACGGACGTCCGCGTGCGGGACGCCATGGGCGGGGTCGTCCGGGACGAGACCGACGACCTGGCGAGCGCGGTGGACGCCATGGCGGACGCGCTGCGGCAGCGGATCGAGGCCGAGCGGCGGGTCACCGCCGACATCGCGCACGAGCTGCGCACCCCGGTGACGGGGCTGCTGACCGCCGCCGAGCTGCTGCCGCCCGGCCGACCGACCGAGCTGGTGCTGGACCGGGCCAAGGCCATGCGCACGCTCGTGGAGGACGTGCTGGAGGTGGCCCGGCTGGACGGGGCCTCGGAGCGGGCGGAGCTGCAGGACATCATGCTGGGCGAGTTCGTCGCCCGGCGGGTGGCGGCCAAGGACCCGGACGTCGAGGTGCGGATCGTGCACGAGTCGGAGGTGACCACCGACCCGCGGCGCCTGGAGCGGGTGCTGTTCAACCTCCTCGCCAACGCGGCCCGGCACGGCAAGCCGCCCATCGAGGTCACCGTCGAGGGCCGGGTCATCCGCGTCCGCGACCACGGCCCCGGCTTCCCGGAGGACCTGCTCGCCGAGGGGCCGAGCCGCTTCCGCACCGGCAGCAAGGACCGGGCCGGCCACGGTCACGGCCTCGGCCTGACCATCGCGGCCGGGCAGGCCCGGGTGCTGGGCGCCCGGCTGACCTTCCGCAACGTCCGCACGCCGGGCGCGCCGGAGGAGGTGCCCGCCGAGGGCGCGGTGGCGGTGCTGTGGCTGCCGGAGCACGCGCCGACGAACACGGGGAGCTATCCGATGCTGCCGGGGTCGTAG